The Halomicronema hongdechloris C2206 genome includes a window with the following:
- a CDS encoding O-antigen ligase family protein: MSKRLLAMVVGVTLGILPWAVFPGLAGLLMVLLVGVAWQWQAVVAALYRQGWLGLGGLLLLSSALAVHRQEAWLQLVHFLPFFVLWGVIVQVITMTPRPWLWLERWALAMTWGSIPVTTIALGEFLVKRYTSFRDLSAYPLLDWLYIGEISGHRIYAVFDNPNILANYLVIALGITLGMLWQTLDHCHRRLPQPAYRLPLVLTSLMLILAALVYAGSRNSYWVAMVQLLLVVIAARRQRWLLLMGGLGLVAIASSAVLFGIGGRQLSWELLVDPIRLDLWRLALEMITQAPLWGVGLGNYKLLYVPGSIAGYSSFGHPHNLWLMLAAEVGIPATVLFTGIVGRMCYGSLASWINQAYPAQHRALITGYGLAFLGTTLFSGADVTLFDPRINALGWVSLAVLYAIPRLGHLLSSNLSKLT; encoded by the coding sequence GTGTCTAAACGGTTGTTGGCGATGGTGGTCGGGGTCACTCTGGGAATCCTGCCCTGGGCAGTATTCCCCGGTTTGGCGGGGCTCTTGATGGTGTTATTGGTGGGAGTCGCCTGGCAGTGGCAGGCCGTGGTGGCGGCGCTGTACCGTCAGGGCTGGCTGGGGCTGGGGGGCTTGCTGCTGCTCAGTTCGGCTCTGGCCGTGCATCGCCAAGAAGCCTGGCTACAGCTGGTCCATTTCTTACCGTTTTTCGTCCTCTGGGGGGTAATCGTGCAGGTGATCACCATGACTCCGCGACCTTGGTTGTGGCTAGAGCGCTGGGCCTTAGCCATGACTTGGGGCAGCATCCCCGTGACCACCATTGCCCTGGGGGAGTTTCTGGTCAAGCGCTACACCTCGTTCAGAGATCTCTCGGCCTATCCCCTGCTGGATTGGCTATACATCGGTGAGATCAGTGGTCATCGCATCTATGCCGTGTTCGATAACCCCAATATCTTGGCCAATTATCTGGTAATCGCCTTGGGCATCACCCTGGGCATGCTCTGGCAAACGCTGGATCATTGCCATCGCAGACTGCCTCAACCTGCCTACCGCTTGCCACTGGTTCTGACTAGCCTGATGTTGATTCTGGCGGCTCTGGTGTATGCCGGCTCCCGCAATAGTTATTGGGTGGCCATGGTGCAGCTGTTGTTGGTCGTCATAGCCGCCCGCCGCCAACGCTGGCTACTGTTGATGGGAGGATTAGGGCTAGTTGCGATCGCATCCAGTGCTGTCCTGTTCGGCATCGGCGGGCGTCAACTCAGCTGGGAGCTCCTAGTGGATCCCATTCGCCTGGATCTATGGCGCCTAGCCCTAGAGATGATTACCCAGGCTCCTCTCTGGGGCGTGGGGTTAGGCAACTATAAGTTGCTGTATGTGCCGGGTAGCATTGCCGGCTACAGCTCCTTTGGCCATCCCCATAACCTCTGGCTGATGCTGGCGGCTGAAGTGGGGATCCCGGCCACGGTGCTGTTCACGGGTATCGTGGGTCGCATGTGCTATGGCAGTCTTGCCAGCTGGATCAATCAGGCATACCCTGCCCAGCATCGGGCACTGATTACTGGCTATGGTCTAGCGTTTCTGGGCACTACCCTATTCTCGGGAGCAGACGTCACGCTATTTGACCCCCGGATTAATGCTCTGGGTTGGGTGAGCCTAGCAGTGCTCTATGCAATACCAAGGCTAGGCCACCTCCTGTCCTCTAACTTATCTAAATTAACTTAA
- the aroB gene encoding 3-dehydroquinate synthase, giving the protein MKAIISVPLPQAAYDIVVAPAGLDHLGAWLAAAEPPLLKSGQKVLVVSNPTVFRHYGQRVLDSLQQAGYRVSHCVLPAGERYKTLRSVQKIYDAALAHRLERGSAMVALGGGVIGDMTGFAAATWLRGIAVVQVPTSLLAMVDAAIGGKTGVNHPQGKNLIGAFHQPRLVVIDPEVLKTLPAREFRAAMAEIIKYGVIWDGELFEGLEAAQRLDQVRYLPPELLQLILQRSCQAKADVVAQDEKEAGLRAILNYGHTIGHAIESLMQYRGINHGEAVAIGMVAAAAIATQLGWWDQAEADRQHQLLVKAALPTQIPAGLASDDIVALLSTDKKVQDGRVRFVLPKGIGQADTTDAVSEPLIRSVLAAMAA; this is encoded by the coding sequence ATGAAGGCTATCATTTCTGTGCCGCTGCCCCAGGCAGCCTACGATATTGTGGTAGCGCCCGCAGGACTCGATCATCTGGGGGCCTGGCTAGCAGCGGCAGAGCCTCCCCTGCTGAAATCAGGGCAGAAAGTCCTGGTGGTCTCTAATCCAACGGTATTCCGCCACTATGGCCAGCGGGTGCTGGACTCTCTGCAGCAGGCCGGCTATCGGGTCAGCCATTGTGTCCTGCCCGCTGGCGAACGCTACAAGACGCTGCGGTCGGTTCAAAAGATCTACGATGCTGCCCTGGCTCACCGGCTAGAACGGGGATCGGCCATGGTGGCCCTAGGGGGTGGTGTCATCGGCGATATGACCGGCTTTGCCGCGGCCACTTGGCTGCGAGGCATCGCCGTGGTGCAGGTGCCGACGTCTCTGCTGGCTATGGTCGATGCCGCCATCGGCGGTAAGACCGGCGTCAACCATCCGCAAGGCAAAAATCTGATCGGCGCCTTTCACCAACCCCGGTTGGTGGTGATCGATCCTGAGGTGCTGAAGACCTTGCCGGCTCGGGAATTCCGGGCAGCCATGGCCGAGATAATCAAATATGGGGTGATTTGGGACGGTGAGTTATTTGAGGGCTTAGAAGCGGCCCAGCGCCTGGATCAGGTGCGCTACCTGCCACCAGAGTTACTGCAGCTGATCTTGCAGCGTTCCTGTCAGGCCAAGGCCGATGTAGTAGCCCAAGATGAGAAGGAAGCGGGACTGCGGGCCATCCTCAACTACGGTCACACCATTGGTCATGCCATCGAAAGCTTGATGCAGTACCGGGGCATCAACCATGGTGAGGCAGTGGCCATCGGTATGGTGGCCGCCGCTGCGATCGCAACTCAGCTGGGCTGGTGGGATCAGGCTGAGGCTGACCGACAACACCAGTTACTAGTGAAGGCGGCCTTGCCCACCCAAATTCCCGCCGGGTTAGCCAGCGATGACATCGTGGCCCTGTTGAGTACCGACAAAAAGGTCCAGGACGGCCGGGTTCGCTTCGTGTTGCCTAAG
- a CDS encoding polysaccharide biosynthesis protein: MVTKRLQFPSVYRLGQLCLDGTVAWLACSLAFLLRFEADIPSSHDDLAWVLPLVAIPGRLAIQAGFGTYQQIWRLFGFKDALTLFNGITFYSLLVLVVTRLLLPRVIAVPGIPLGVSTIDWCFCLMGMGALRYCRRWSLRRRRPRQCLESGASRRVLLVGAGFAGAQMVLESRQNRSLQIEVVGFIDDDPTKQGRKVEGVKVLGDTSRLVSIARGLQVEQIILSMPSAPAARLRQLVHQVNRSGLTLKTLPGPAEILQDKQLIPQARDLQITDILGRPEVYLNFSEQLCPPIPSAHDQVHGQVVLVTGAGGTIGSELCRQLARLRPKLLLLLGRGENSIFHIERELRADFPELALAPIIADIRHHHRMASVFHTWRPDLVFHAAAHKHVPLMQANPTEAIDNNAIASARLAQLSSQFGIKTFVLISTDKAVTPSNFMGLSKRLAELLLQAYATHSPTRFLTVRFGNVLGSRGSVVPLFKEQIARGGPVTVTHPKMTRYFMTIPEASRLVVQSLAVGESGQILVLDMGNPVKIVDLAVQMIHLAGCIPDVDIPIQFVGLRPGEKLHEALVNPHECLTTTDHPKIMVVKNGMADYQAQGVLRELQALVAAKEGQEQALWQACQRCLLQLEQGMQPWVISPSQ, translated from the coding sequence TTTGCTCCGGTTTGAGGCCGATATCCCCAGCAGCCACGACGATCTGGCCTGGGTGTTACCCCTAGTCGCAATTCCGGGGCGTCTGGCGATTCAGGCGGGCTTTGGCACCTATCAGCAAATCTGGCGCCTATTTGGCTTCAAGGATGCCCTGACCCTCTTCAACGGCATCACCTTTTACTCCTTATTGGTCTTAGTGGTGACTCGATTGTTGCTGCCCCGCGTTATTGCCGTGCCGGGTATTCCCTTGGGCGTGAGTACCATCGATTGGTGTTTTTGCCTCATGGGTATGGGGGCGCTGCGCTACTGCCGCCGCTGGTCCCTACGACGCCGACGACCGAGGCAATGTCTGGAATCGGGAGCATCCCGACGGGTATTACTGGTGGGGGCCGGGTTTGCCGGGGCTCAGATGGTGCTGGAATCTCGCCAGAATCGCAGCCTGCAGATCGAGGTGGTCGGGTTTATCGATGATGATCCCACCAAACAGGGTCGTAAGGTAGAAGGGGTTAAGGTCTTAGGAGATACCTCTCGATTGGTCTCCATTGCTAGGGGCCTACAGGTAGAGCAAATCATTTTATCGATGCCCTCGGCCCCGGCTGCCAGACTGCGGCAATTGGTGCATCAAGTGAATCGCAGCGGCCTCACTCTCAAGACCCTACCAGGGCCAGCTGAGATCCTCCAGGATAAACAGTTGATTCCCCAGGCTCGAGATCTCCAAATCACCGATATTCTGGGGCGCCCTGAGGTGTATCTCAATTTTTCGGAGCAGCTATGCCCCCCGATTCCCTCAGCCCATGACCAGGTGCACGGTCAGGTTGTTCTAGTCACCGGCGCCGGAGGCACCATCGGCTCAGAGCTGTGTCGTCAGTTGGCGCGGCTACGGCCCAAGTTGCTGTTATTGCTGGGGCGAGGGGAAAACAGCATTTTCCACATCGAGCGGGAACTGCGGGCAGATTTCCCTGAGCTGGCCCTGGCCCCGATCATTGCCGATATTCGGCATCACCACCGCATGGCCAGCGTCTTCCACACCTGGCGGCCTGATTTAGTGTTTCATGCCGCAGCTCACAAGCATGTGCCCTTGATGCAGGCCAACCCCACCGAAGCCATCGATAATAATGCGATCGCATCGGCCCGATTAGCCCAATTATCCAGCCAATTCGGGATAAAGACCTTCGTATTGATTTCCACCGACAAGGCGGTGACTCCCTCCAACTTCATGGGACTCAGCAAGCGCCTAGCGGAATTGTTGCTGCAGGCCTATGCCACCCATAGCCCGACTCGGTTTCTGACGGTGCGGTTCGGCAATGTACTGGGTAGTCGGGGCAGCGTAGTGCCCCTATTTAAAGAACAAATCGCTCGGGGCGGACCGGTGACCGTCACCCATCCCAAGATGACGCGCTACTTCATGACCATTCCCGAGGCGTCTCGCCTGGTGGTTCAGAGTCTGGCGGTGGGAGAATCGGGCCAAATTTTGGTCCTGGATATGGGAAATCCGGTCAAGATTGTAGACCTAGCCGTGCAGATGATTCATCTGGCTGGCTGTATCCCCGATGTCGATATTCCCATTCAATTTGTCGGTCTGAGGCCGGGAGAAAAACTCCATGAAGCCTTGGTCAATCCCCATGAGTGCCTGACCACCACAGACCATCCCAAAATTATGGTGGTTAAGAATGGTATGGCAGATTATCAGGCCCAGGGGGTACTGCGGGAACTCCAGGCCTTGGTCGCTGCCAAGGAAGGGCAAGAACAGGCACTGTGGCAGGCCTGTCAGCGTTGTTTGCTGCAATTGGAGCAGGGCATGCAGCCATGGGTCATCTCCCCGTCCCAATAG
- the petL gene encoding cytochrome b6-f complex subunit PetL, protein MAAVSFVILLAAATGLALGLYFGLKAVKLI, encoded by the coding sequence ATGGCAGCGGTTAGCTTTGTGATTCTCTTGGCAGCAGCAACAGGACTGGCCTTGGGCCTCTACTTTGGTCTCAAAGCAGTTAAGTTAATTTAG